Proteins encoded within one genomic window of Deltaproteobacteria bacterium:
- a CDS encoding hydroxylamine oxidase codes for MSFMRNLSIAFALLFLFAGRGLGADKEISAASADCLSCHATSTPGIVSDWKRSRHALLAPSEAVRKPNMEKRMSADTVPESVYGVVIGCAECHTANSKQHQDSYRHNGYVIHTVVTPKDCAICHPVEEEQYGQNIMSHAYGNLMNNTVFHELSQDINSVVSYDGAGTKTISPDAETQDDSCLVCHGTVVKMTGLKTLDTVQGEMDLPVLSGWPNVGVGRINPDGSIGACTPCHSRHQFSIELARKPYACQKCHEGPDVPVYKVYSVSRHGNIFDALNKDWDFRSVPWVLGKDFASPTCAVCHVSLTVSEEGEVLGERTHRMTDRKAWRLFGLIYAHPEPKSPDTTVIRNMAGLPLPTEFTGEPASGYLIDAAEQQKRRETMQRVCLGCHSAGWVAGHYKRLDHAIETSNELTKTATKIMIKAWDTGVAKGMAQNDSMFNEGIEKDWSSQWLFYANSVRFASAMMGADYGVFENGRWFMTKNIQRLVDWLDVKSNSRSPSPGSGKARLGAPSHKEETVSD; via the coding sequence ATGAGCTTCATGAGGAACCTGTCGATCGCCTTTGCCTTGTTATTTCTTTTCGCTGGGCGCGGTCTTGGCGCGGACAAAGAGATCAGCGCCGCCAGCGCAGATTGCTTGTCCTGCCATGCCACTTCCACCCCCGGAATCGTTTCGGATTGGAAACGAAGCAGGCACGCCCTTCTCGCCCCCTCGGAGGCTGTGCGGAAGCCGAATATGGAGAAACGTATGTCCGCCGATACGGTGCCGGAAAGCGTTTACGGAGTTGTCATCGGTTGCGCCGAGTGTCACACCGCGAACTCTAAGCAGCACCAGGACAGCTATCGCCACAACGGTTACGTCATACACACGGTGGTAACGCCAAAGGATTGCGCCATTTGCCATCCCGTGGAAGAAGAACAGTACGGGCAGAACATCATGTCCCACGCCTATGGAAACCTGATGAACAATACCGTCTTCCACGAACTGTCCCAAGACATTAACTCCGTGGTATCCTATGATGGCGCCGGGACGAAGACGATCTCCCCGGACGCCGAAACTCAAGACGACTCGTGTTTGGTTTGCCACGGAACAGTGGTAAAAATGACTGGATTGAAGACCTTGGACACGGTTCAAGGAGAAATGGACCTCCCCGTGTTGTCCGGTTGGCCCAACGTAGGTGTGGGAAGAATCAACCCGGACGGCAGCATCGGTGCGTGTACTCCCTGCCATTCGAGGCATCAGTTTTCCATAGAGCTGGCGCGGAAACCCTACGCCTGTCAGAAGTGTCATGAAGGTCCCGATGTGCCGGTTTACAAGGTCTATTCCGTGAGCAGGCACGGGAACATCTTTGATGCCCTTAACAAGGACTGGGATTTCCGGTCCGTGCCCTGGGTGCTCGGCAAAGACTTTGCTTCGCCCACCTGCGCCGTCTGCCATGTCAGTCTCACCGTGAGCGAAGAGGGCGAAGTGTTAGGCGAACGTACACATAGGATGACCGATCGAAAGGCATGGCGCTTGTTCGGTCTCATCTACGCGCACCCCGAGCCCAAATCCCCGGATACTACGGTGATACGCAATATGGCGGGCCTGCCTTTGCCGACCGAATTCACCGGAGAGCCGGCCTCCGGGTACCTGATCGACGCAGCCGAACAACAAAAACGACGGGAAACCATGCAAAGGGTCTGCCTCGGTTGCCACAGCGCGGGTTGGGTTGCGGGCCATTACAAACGACTCGATCATGCCATCGAGACCAGCAACGAGCTGACCAAAACCGCAACCAAGATCATGATCAAAGCCTGGGACACCGGAGTGGCCAAGGGAATGGCGCAGAACGATTCCATGTTCAACGAGGGGATCGAGAAAGACTGGTCGTCGCAATGGCTTTTTTACGCCAATTCGGTCCGTTTCGCTTCCGCCATGATGGGCGCCGATTACGGTGTTTTTGAAAACGGCCGATGGTTCATGACCAAGAACATTCAGCGATTGGTGGACTGGCTGGACGTGAAATCGAACTCCCGAAGCCCTTCTCCCGGATCCGGGAAAGCACGCCTCGGGGCGCCTAGCCATAAAGAGGAGACAGTAAGTGACTGA
- a CDS encoding rubrerythrin family protein, producing the protein MPTLKGSQTEKNVLTSFAGESQARNRYTYFAGQARKEGYDQISFIFEETANQEKEHAKRFFKQLQGGEVQVQWNFPAGVLGATGENLKEAAAGEQFEWTELYPGYAKVARQEGFETIAKLYEFVSVAEKQHEKRYLGLLANMTNGAVFKKPQKVVWRCRNCGYLHEGLEAPAMCPACEHPQAYYELLGENW; encoded by the coding sequence ATGCCCACACTCAAAGGAAGTCAGACTGAGAAGAATGTGCTCACATCGTTTGCCGGCGAGTCACAGGCTCGCAACCGCTACACGTACTTCGCCGGCCAGGCCCGTAAGGAAGGATACGATCAGATTTCCTTTATATTCGAAGAAACGGCAAACCAGGAGAAAGAACATGCCAAGCGCTTCTTCAAGCAGTTGCAGGGTGGAGAAGTTCAGGTTCAATGGAATTTTCCTGCGGGAGTACTTGGAGCGACCGGCGAAAATCTCAAAGAAGCGGCGGCCGGAGAGCAATTCGAGTGGACCGAGCTGTACCCCGGTTATGCCAAAGTCGCCCGGCAAGAGGGATTCGAAACGATCGCCAAACTCTACGAATTTGTTTCCGTTGCGGAAAAGCAGCACGAAAAGAGGTATCTCGGTCTGCTGGCCAACATGACGAACGGAGCCGTGTTCAAGAAACCCCAAAAGGTTGTCTGGCGCTGCCGGAACTGCGGATACTTGCACGAAGGATTGGAAGCACCCGCCATGTGCCCGGCCTGCGAGCATCCTCAAGCGTATTATGAGCTGTTGGGCGAAAACTGGTGA
- the tpx gene encoding thiol peroxidase — MEERTGIVTIRGNPVTLVGKEIRVGDPAPDFEVIGNDLKPVKFSTYRGKVVIISSVPSLDTPVCDMETRRFNQEAPKLGPDVVILTVSVDLPFAQKRWCGAAGVENVTTLSDHREAAFGKTYGVLMKEPRLLARSIFVVDRAGVVRYVQLVKETSQEPDYEAVLNAVRKIA; from the coding sequence ATGGAAGAAAGAACGGGCATTGTAACGATTCGTGGAAATCCTGTAACCCTGGTCGGCAAAGAAATTCGTGTGGGGGATCCGGCTCCGGATTTCGAGGTCATCGGCAACGATCTCAAGCCCGTGAAGTTCTCCACGTATCGAGGGAAAGTAGTCATCATCAGCTCTGTTCCTTCCTTGGACACTCCGGTGTGTGACATGGAGACCCGCAGGTTCAATCAGGAAGCCCCCAAACTCGGCCCGGACGTCGTCATTCTGACCGTTAGCGTGGACTTGCCCTTTGCCCAGAAACGGTGGTGTGGAGCCGCCGGGGTGGAGAACGTGACTACACTGTCCGACCACCGGGAGGCTGCGTTCGGCAAGACCTATGGAGTGCTGATGAAGGAGCCGAGGCTGCTGGCGAGAAGCATTTTTGTCGTTGATCGGGCGGGCGTAGTCCGCTATGTCCAATTGGTCAAAGAGACCAGCCAGGAGCCGGATTACGAAGCCGTGCTAAATGCCGTCAGAAAGATCGCATAA
- a CDS encoding desulfoferrodoxin: protein MPEKLAIYKCEVCGNIVEVVHAGDGELVCCGQPMKLFKANTVDAAKEKHVPVIEQVKDGVKVKVGSVAHPMEEKHYIEWIEVVDGKNNAYRHFLEPGTAPEATFCINPAGVTAREYCNLHGLWKAE from the coding sequence ATGCCTGAGAAACTGGCCATCTACAAATGCGAAGTCTGTGGTAACATTGTTGAAGTAGTTCATGCCGGCGATGGTGAACTCGTGTGCTGTGGCCAACCCATGAAGTTATTCAAGGCGAACACTGTGGATGCGGCCAAAGAGAAACATGTTCCGGTAATCGAACAAGTGAAAGACGGCGTCAAGGTTAAGGTAGGCAGCGTTGCACATCCGATGGAGGAGAAGCACTACATCGAGTGGATCGAGGTGGTGGACGGCAAGAACAACGCGTATCGACACTTCCTCGAGCCTGGAACAGCTCCGGAGGCTACCTTCTGCATAAATCCCGCAGGGGTGACCGCGCGCGAATACTGCAATCTCCACGGATTGTGGAAGGCGGAATGA
- a CDS encoding rubredoxin, producing the protein MAKPEEMYQCQTVNCGFIYDPDKGVRKKKIPKGVRFEDLPEDDICPICGAGKKSFRPLAGPGSTKEEKR; encoded by the coding sequence ATGGCCAAGCCTGAAGAAATGTATCAATGCCAAACGGTGAATTGCGGGTTCATCTACGATCCGGATAAGGGGGTCAGGAAGAAGAAGATCCCGAAAGGGGTCCGGTTCGAGGACCTTCCGGAGGACGATATCTGTCCGATCTGTGGAGCCGGCAAGAAGAGTTTCCGTCCTCTTGCCGGACCGGGCTCCACCAAAGAGGAAAAGAGATAA